A part of Verrucomicrobiota bacterium genomic DNA contains:
- the feoB gene encoding ferrous iron transport protein B gives MSTLVAAPTQERTLTFVLVGNPNCGKSTLFNAITGMRQKVGNYPGVTVEKKVGEFFSLHGRPMQIIDLPGAYSLSPRSPDEAITRDVLLGRLADTPRPDRIVCVVDASNLERNLFLVTQILDLGVTTILALNMIDLAETKGISIDAAALSRELGVPVISCQAHKKVGLTELRQAMSKEHPPLPSRRWRLAPPMGKAVNELSARLAEERGSESSQLFAEALFTLVGEKAGRDSEPPPAVRELAQTLRRDLEQQGLDCHEAIVAARYQYAQNVCERVVRTGQVSEEDPSDKLDAVLTHPVWGWVIFLGLMSVMFFSIFTLATYPMDWVEGGFRALANAVKQAMPAGDLRDLITDGMIAGVGGVLVFLPQILILFFFIGLLEDTGYMARAAFIMDRIMSRVGLHGKSFIPLLSSYACAIPGIMATRTIENPKDRLVTILVAPLMSCSARLPVYTLMIATLLPAKTVPALQKAGIMMALYVVGTATAFFFAWLFKKTIMHSETPVLIMELPPYRRPSLRAVAMQMIHRSKLFVKRAGTVILGLSVLLWFLAAYPKVDGEDASAQLARSFAGKAGHALEPLIKPLGFDWKIGIGLIGSFAAREVFVSTMSVVYNVEQTDEASVPLREAMLQEKWPDGSPVFTPLVCVTLMVFYVLAMQCISTVVVVRRETNGWRWPLFQIAYMTGTAYVACLLVYQVGRMLGF, from the coding sequence ATGAGCACTTTGGTCGCCGCACCGACGCAAGAAAGAACTCTGACGTTCGTCCTGGTCGGCAATCCGAATTGCGGGAAATCCACGCTCTTCAATGCGATCACGGGCATGCGCCAGAAGGTCGGGAATTATCCAGGCGTAACGGTCGAAAAGAAGGTCGGCGAATTCTTCTCCCTGCACGGGCGGCCTATGCAGATCATCGATCTGCCGGGGGCCTACAGTTTGTCGCCGCGCTCGCCGGACGAAGCCATCACCCGGGACGTGCTCCTGGGCAGACTGGCCGACACCCCGCGCCCGGACCGGATCGTCTGCGTGGTCGATGCCAGCAACCTCGAAAGAAATCTGTTCCTGGTCACGCAGATCCTGGATCTGGGTGTCACCACCATTCTGGCTTTGAACATGATCGACCTGGCCGAAACCAAGGGCATTTCGATCGACGCGGCGGCGTTGTCCCGGGAATTGGGAGTCCCGGTTATCTCCTGCCAGGCACACAAGAAGGTCGGTCTCACCGAACTTCGCCAGGCGATGAGCAAGGAACATCCGCCGCTGCCGTCGCGCCGCTGGAGGCTCGCACCGCCCATGGGGAAAGCCGTGAACGAGTTGAGCGCGCGCCTGGCTGAGGAACGCGGATCTGAATCCTCCCAGTTGTTCGCGGAAGCTTTGTTCACTCTGGTTGGAGAAAAGGCGGGCCGTGATTCCGAGCCGCCCCCGGCCGTGCGCGAACTGGCGCAAACTCTGCGGCGCGACCTGGAACAGCAAGGCCTCGATTGCCACGAGGCCATCGTCGCCGCCCGGTATCAATACGCGCAGAACGTCTGCGAACGCGTGGTCCGAACCGGACAGGTGTCCGAGGAGGATCCTTCGGACAAACTGGACGCGGTCCTGACGCATCCGGTTTGGGGCTGGGTGATTTTTCTCGGACTGATGTCCGTCATGTTCTTCTCTATCTTCACTCTGGCGACTTACCCGATGGATTGGGTGGAGGGAGGATTTCGGGCGCTGGCGAACGCGGTGAAGCAAGCGATGCCGGCCGGGGATCTTCGGGATTTGATCACCGACGGGATGATTGCGGGAGTCGGGGGAGTTTTGGTGTTCCTGCCGCAGATTTTGATTCTGTTTTTCTTCATCGGACTGTTGGAAGACACGGGGTATATGGCGCGGGCGGCGTTCATCATGGACCGCATCATGAGCCGCGTCGGCCTGCACGGGAAATCGTTCATTCCCCTCCTCAGTTCCTACGCCTGCGCGATCCCCGGCATCATGGCCACGCGCACGATCGAGAACCCGAAAGACCGGTTGGTGACCATTCTGGTCGCGCCGCTCATGAGCTGCTCGGCGCGCTTGCCGGTCTATACCTTGATGATTGCGACGCTGCTGCCGGCCAAAACCGTTCCCGCGCTGCAAAAGGCCGGCATCATGATGGCGTTGTATGTCGTCGGGACCGCAACGGCGTTCTTCTTTGCCTGGCTGTTTAAGAAGACGATCATGCACAGCGAGACTCCGGTGCTAATCATGGAACTGCCCCCGTACCGGCGGCCGTCTCTTCGCGCCGTGGCCATGCAAATGATCCATCGCTCCAAACTGTTCGTGAAACGCGCGGGCACGGTGATTCTGGGCCTCTCGGTTCTGCTCTGGTTTTTGGCGGCCTACCCGAAAGTCGATGGCGAGGATGCGTCGGCGCAACTCGCGCGAAGTTTCGCAGGGAAAGCCGGCCACGCTCTCGAACCGCTCATCAAGCCGCTGGGGTTCGACTGGAAGATCGGCATCGGTTTGATCGGATCGTTTGCCGCGCGGGAAGTCTTCGTGAGCACGATGTCGGTGGTTTACAACGTGGAACAAACCGACGAGGCGTCCGTGCCGCTGCGGGAGGCTATGTTGCAGGAGAAATGGCCCGACGGCTCTCCCGTGTTCACGCCGCTCGTGTGCGTCACGCTCATGGTCTTCTATGTCCTGGCCATGCAATGCATCAGCACCGTGGTGGTCGTCCGGCGCGAGACCAACGGTTGGCGCTGGCCGCTCTTTCAAATCGCATACATGACCGGGACCGCCTACGTGGCGTGCTTGCTCGTTTATCAAGTCGGGAGGATGTTAGGCTTCTGA
- a CDS encoding tetratricopeptide repeat protein has translation MYQQQSDWHRGFIEFLVRHSPMHSWKSHPKIFRTVDLPSIRISGNPAFPVPPTLAMLPLLHEQRNLNLEEAAPLAHGFRVEPELAQELLERVLYWTHGHPYLTQRLCRAAAEANAAGQTAKPRITNRRGIDRLCEDFFLSNRARERDDNLLFVREWLLRSEGDLAARLDLYDRIRNHESVPDDENNPCVTSLRLSGITRAEKGGLRVRNRIYERVFDHDWVMANLPVLRASGATAIAVLPFAEASGDPQNEYWTDGLTEELINALGQIQGLSVASRTSCFQFKGKQENLREIAAKLQIEVILVGAVQRHGDRVRISVELVSLKDGYRLWSETFMYPARDLTEIQDEISGAIVNRLRFGQRELTDLYRSKPPTENLEAYNLYLKGRYLWNKRQDEPLKRSVTLFEEAVRLDPRFALAHAGLADAYNLLGTYSFLLPNEAYPKAKAAGLRALELDEALAQPHATLGCISAIYDWDWGQAEAEFKRAIELNPSYATAHQWYAINCLTPLGRHEEAISELRQAQAVDPLSLGVQASLALAFYYARRFDEAVRQSRLTLEMEENFGLTHLFLAWTHLQKSQPEAAILECERACQIGKNDPVALAALGQAHALAGHKAEANRLLDELVALAQTRYVPASEVAILWLGLGQTESALQWLRRALEEKALRLIYLKVEPRFDELRGQPGFAEILRRVGLHSD, from the coding sequence ATGTACCAGCAGCAATCGGATTGGCATCGGGGATTCATCGAATTTTTAGTCCGGCATTCCCCCATGCATTCCTGGAAATCGCACCCCAAAATTTTTCGAACCGTGGATTTGCCGTCGATCCGGATCTCCGGAAATCCCGCTTTCCCAGTCCCTCCAACGCTTGCTATGCTCCCGCTGCTCCATGAGCAGCGAAACCTCAACCTGGAAGAAGCTGCGCCGCTGGCTCACGGCTTTCGGGTCGAGCCGGAACTCGCGCAGGAATTGCTCGAACGCGTCCTTTACTGGACGCATGGCCATCCGTACCTGACGCAGCGCCTTTGCCGGGCGGCCGCGGAAGCCAACGCTGCCGGGCAAACCGCCAAGCCACGCATCACCAACCGCCGGGGCATTGACCGCCTTTGCGAGGATTTCTTTCTCTCGAACCGCGCCCGCGAACGCGACGACAATCTTTTGTTCGTCCGCGAATGGCTGCTCCGCAGCGAAGGCGATCTGGCGGCGCGGCTCGACCTCTACGACCGCATCCGGAACCACGAATCCGTGCCGGACGACGAGAACAATCCTTGCGTCACTTCGCTGCGGCTTTCCGGAATCACCCGCGCGGAGAAGGGCGGCCTGCGCGTGCGGAACCGGATTTACGAGCGCGTCTTCGATCACGACTGGGTGATGGCGAACCTGCCCGTCTTGCGCGCGTCCGGCGCGACGGCCATTGCGGTGCTCCCGTTTGCCGAGGCCAGCGGAGATCCGCAAAACGAATACTGGACCGACGGCCTGACGGAGGAACTGATCAATGCCCTGGGCCAGATCCAAGGTCTCTCCGTCGCGTCGCGGACCTCCTGCTTTCAGTTCAAGGGGAAGCAGGAAAACCTCCGCGAGATCGCGGCAAAACTCCAAATCGAAGTCATTCTCGTCGGCGCGGTCCAACGGCACGGCGACCGCGTCCGCATCTCGGTGGAACTGGTCAGCTTGAAGGATGGGTACCGTCTCTGGTCGGAGACGTTCATGTATCCCGCGCGGGACCTCACGGAGATCCAGGACGAAATCAGCGGCGCGATCGTCAATCGCTTGCGGTTCGGACAACGCGAACTCACGGACCTTTACCGCAGCAAACCGCCGACGGAGAATCTCGAAGCCTACAATCTTTACCTCAAGGGACGTTACCTCTGGAACAAGCGCCAGGACGAGCCGCTGAAGCGCAGCGTGACGTTATTCGAGGAAGCCGTCCGCCTCGATCCTCGGTTCGCCCTGGCGCACGCCGGCCTGGCCGATGCTTACAATTTGCTTGGGACTTATAGTTTTCTCCTCCCCAACGAGGCGTATCCCAAGGCCAAGGCGGCCGGACTGAGAGCGCTGGAACTCGACGAGGCGCTGGCTCAGCCGCACGCGACCCTCGGCTGCATCTCGGCCATCTACGATTGGGATTGGGGGCAAGCCGAGGCCGAATTCAAGCGGGCCATTGAATTGAATCCGAGCTACGCCACGGCGCACCAATGGTACGCGATCAACTGCCTCACTCCGTTGGGCCGGCACGAGGAAGCCATCAGCGAACTTCGCCAGGCGCAGGCCGTCGATCCCCTTTCCCTCGGCGTTCAAGCCAGTCTGGCGCTCGCGTTTTATTATGCGCGGCGATTCGACGAAGCCGTGCGGCAAAGCCGCCTCACCCTGGAAATGGAGGAGAATTTCGGGCTGACGCATCTGTTTCTGGCGTGGACGCATCTTCAGAAATCCCAGCCGGAGGCAGCGATTCTCGAGTGCGAGCGAGCCTGCCAGATCGGAAAGAACGATCCAGTCGCGCTGGCCGCTCTGGGCCAGGCTCACGCCCTGGCCGGTCACAAGGCCGAGGCGAATCGTCTGCTGGACGAGCTCGTGGCCTTGGCTCAGACCCGTTATGTGCCGGCCAGCGAAGTGGCGATTCTGTGGTTGGGCCTCGGCCAGACGGAATCGGCGCTGCAATGGCTGAGGCGCGCCCTGGAGGAAAAGGCGCTCCGGCTGATCTATCTGAAAGTGGAGCCGCGTTTCGACGAACTTCGGGGCCAGCCGGGCTTCGCGGAGATTCTACGAAGGGTTGGTCTGCATTCTGACTAA
- a CDS encoding ChbG/HpnK family deacetylase — MKFLLLFLLASSTFAQTAPPRLIVRGDDMGYSHAGNEAILKCFQEGIVTSIEVIVPSPWFPEAVKMLAEIPTADVGIHLALSSEWDNVKWRPVSDCPSLRDADGYFYPMIFPNKNYPGRALAENPWKIEDVEKEFRAQIELALKKIPRISHLSHHMGCSALSPEVRALAKKLAKEYHIDIDPAELGVTNVRYQGPSKTSEDKLQSFLKMLESLQPGKTYLFVDHPGLDTAEVRAIHHVGYENVAADRQGVTDTWTHPRVREFIREKGIQLISYQDLKNQTRSR, encoded by the coding sequence ATGAAATTCTTGCTCCTGTTTCTTCTTGCCAGTTCCACCTTTGCCCAAACCGCGCCGCCCCGATTGATCGTGCGCGGGGATGACATGGGTTATTCTCACGCCGGCAATGAAGCGATTTTGAAATGCTTCCAGGAAGGCATCGTGACTTCCATCGAAGTGATCGTGCCCTCGCCGTGGTTTCCGGAAGCCGTGAAAATGCTGGCGGAGATTCCGACCGCCGATGTCGGCATTCATCTCGCTCTGAGCAGCGAATGGGACAACGTGAAATGGCGCCCCGTCTCGGATTGCCCCAGCCTGCGCGATGCGGACGGCTACTTCTATCCCATGATTTTCCCAAACAAGAATTATCCCGGACGCGCGCTCGCGGAAAACCCCTGGAAGATCGAGGACGTCGAGAAGGAGTTCCGCGCCCAGATTGAACTGGCTCTGAAAAAGATTCCGCGCATCAGCCACCTGTCGCATCACATGGGCTGTAGCGCGCTCAGCCCTGAAGTGCGGGCGCTGGCGAAGAAACTGGCCAAGGAATATCACATCGACATCGACCCGGCGGAGTTGGGCGTGACCAACGTGCGCTACCAGGGGCCGTCCAAAACCTCCGAGGACAAACTGCAGAGCTTCCTGAAGATGCTTGAAAGTCTGCAACCGGGGAAAACCTACCTGTTCGTCGATCACCCCGGCCTCGACACCGCCGAAGTGCGAGCCATTCATCATGTCGGTTACGAAAACGTGGCCGCCGACCGCCAGGGCGTGACCGACACCTGGACCCATCCCCGCGTCCGGGAATTCATCCGGGAAAAAGGAATTCAGTTGATCAGCTACCAGGATCTGAAAAACCAAACACGGTCACGATGA
- a CDS encoding ferrous iron transport protein A: MKPNALKADRPWVDLCEARVGSKLRVRDLKSHPAVCQRLREMGFCEFAEIHKVADNGALICQVCGARVALSRSLGKQIIVEPVAAAKA; the protein is encoded by the coding sequence GTGAAGCCGAACGCGTTGAAAGCGGACCGCCCTTGGGTCGATCTCTGCGAAGCCAGAGTGGGCAGCAAACTGCGCGTCCGCGACCTCAAGAGCCATCCTGCCGTCTGCCAGCGCTTGCGAGAAATGGGCTTCTGTGAATTCGCCGAAATCCACAAGGTGGCTGACAACGGCGCTCTGATTTGCCAGGTTTGCGGCGCGCGGGTCGCCTTGAGCCGGAGCCTGGGGAAACAGATTATCGTGGAGCCCGTCGCCGCGGCCAAGGCTTGA
- a CDS encoding ferrous iron transport protein A, whose protein sequence is MSSVHLLSELSAGTQAEIRGFHPECKEVKRLREMGLLPGTKVKLIRWAPLGDPLEIRIRGYNLSLRKHEAEHVEVVVAAPS, encoded by the coding sequence ATGAGTTCCGTGCATCTTCTGTCCGAGTTGTCGGCCGGGACACAAGCGGAGATTCGAGGTTTCCATCCGGAATGCAAAGAGGTCAAACGTCTCCGCGAAATGGGGCTGTTGCCCGGCACGAAGGTGAAGCTCATCCGGTGGGCGCCGCTGGGCGACCCTCTGGAGATCCGAATCCGCGGCTACAATCTTTCCCTCCGCAAACACGAGGCCGAGCACGTGGAGGTCGTCGTGGCCGCTCCATCCTAA
- a CDS encoding endonuclease yields MKDHEVREQLRLSLQDGRLERSERDALRQWLEETAPDGPKRAVYQSMAFDLAREALEHNTVPHYSTLNWLERIVKVLTPLASAGTIQTVAEACFSPQHDCAGRIAQLLDNARRSVKVCVFTITDNRIAEAMLRSHRRGVRLRVITDDDKQHDPGSDIQRLSQAGIAVRADCTEYHMHHKFAVFDGTLLLTGSYNWTRAAALHNEENFLLTSDPRLLQPFRELFEKLWSEFSARH; encoded by the coding sequence ATGAAAGATCACGAGGTCCGGGAGCAACTGCGCTTGAGTCTGCAAGATGGCCGACTGGAACGTTCGGAACGCGACGCGCTTCGACAGTGGCTGGAGGAGACGGCGCCCGACGGCCCGAAACGCGCCGTGTACCAGAGCATGGCGTTCGATCTGGCCCGTGAAGCCCTCGAACACAACACGGTCCCCCATTATTCCACGCTGAACTGGCTCGAACGCATCGTCAAGGTGCTCACGCCGCTGGCGTCCGCCGGAACGATCCAGACCGTGGCGGAGGCCTGTTTCAGTCCGCAACACGACTGCGCGGGGCGGATTGCCCAACTCCTCGACAACGCCCGTCGTTCGGTCAAAGTGTGCGTCTTCACGATCACAGACAACCGGATCGCCGAAGCCATGCTGCGGTCGCACCGGCGCGGAGTCCGGCTTCGGGTGATCACGGACGACGACAAACAGCACGATCCCGGTTCCGACATCCAACGGCTTTCGCAAGCGGGGATTGCGGTGCGGGCGGACTGCACCGAGTACCACATGCACCACAAGTTCGCGGTCTTCGACGGCACGCTGCTCCTGACCGGCAGCTACAATTGGACGCGCGCCGCCGCGCTTCACAACGAGGAAAACTTCCTTCTGACGAGCGATCCCCGCCTCCTCCAGCCCTTCCGTGAACTGTTCGAGAAACTCTGGAGTGAATTCAGCGCGCGGCATTAG
- a CDS encoding aminotransferase class V-fold PLP-dependent enzyme — protein MNSEHNPTMNRRHALSRLAFGAALLSEPAREILAQTAALPSAELLRRAPETYWTLLRREQFLLPDDRLFLNNGSLGVTPRPVLRAMTDYLERAAALEMDDAPRWGYETLDTEREEMAEFLGCRKDELAFTHNCTEAMCAIANGLDLEPGDEILLTNQEHAGGTMCWRVQEKRRGIRVRLVEIPVTPRDPGEIADRLISAIGPRTRVLSFSGITTTTGLVLPVKQLCSAAREKRVISVVDGAHMNGQIPVNLRDLGCDYFAGSPHKWMFAPAGCGFLYGRDGALDRLWPSIVSSRWDDKEQLKAARFMMVGTNNRAIFDGMMAGVRFLKQLGPENIYARLQQLASLAIRLAKQRSYLEVVSSDDPRFYQAMAKIRFKTESVQPVLDALKKNQIVFLGGREIRLSAHVHTRPGDLEKFFALCDRALGA, from the coding sequence CCGCCGCGCTGCCGAGCGCCGAGCTTCTTCGGCGCGCCCCGGAGACTTACTGGACTCTCCTTCGCCGCGAGCAGTTTCTTCTTCCCGACGACCGGCTGTTTCTCAACAACGGCAGCCTGGGCGTGACGCCGCGACCGGTTCTTCGGGCCATGACGGATTACCTGGAACGCGCCGCGGCGCTGGAGATGGACGACGCGCCGCGGTGGGGCTACGAAACGCTCGACACGGAGCGGGAGGAGATGGCTGAGTTCCTGGGCTGCCGCAAGGACGAACTGGCTTTCACGCACAACTGCACCGAAGCGATGTGCGCCATCGCCAACGGCCTCGATTTGGAGCCGGGGGACGAGATCCTACTGACCAACCAGGAACACGCCGGCGGCACCATGTGCTGGCGAGTGCAGGAAAAGCGCCGCGGGATTCGCGTGCGCCTGGTCGAGATTCCCGTCACGCCGCGTGATCCGGGCGAAATCGCCGATCGGCTGATTTCGGCCATCGGCCCACGAACGCGCGTTCTCAGCTTCAGCGGCATCACAACCACGACGGGTTTGGTGCTCCCGGTGAAGCAGCTTTGTTCCGCGGCGCGCGAAAAGCGCGTGATCAGCGTGGTGGATGGCGCGCATATGAACGGCCAGATTCCCGTGAACCTGCGTGATCTGGGCTGCGATTACTTCGCGGGCAGTCCGCACAAATGGATGTTCGCGCCGGCGGGCTGCGGCTTTCTCTACGGTCGAGACGGCGCCCTGGACCGGCTCTGGCCGTCCATTGTCTCGAGCCGCTGGGACGACAAGGAACAGCTCAAGGCCGCGCGCTTCATGATGGTTGGGACCAACAATCGCGCCATCTTTGATGGCATGATGGCGGGCGTGCGGTTCCTGAAGCAGCTTGGCCCGGAAAACATTTACGCCCGCCTCCAACAACTCGCGAGCCTGGCGATTCGTCTGGCAAAGCAACGCAGTTATCTCGAAGTGGTCAGTTCGGATGATCCGCGTTTCTATCAGGCCATGGCGAAGATTCGTTTCAAAACGGAGAGCGTGCAGCCCGTGCTCGACGCGCTCAAGAAGAACCAGATCGTGTTCCTCGGCGGACGCGAAATCCGGCTCTCCGCCCACGTCCACACCCGCCCGGGCGACCTCGAGAAATTCTTTGCGCTTTGCGATCGAGCGCTCGGAGCGTGA
- the ruvB gene encoding Holliday junction branch migration DNA helicase RuvB, whose translation MAERMISDVLSKPDAALEMTLRPSLFSEFTGQPKVKERLEIAVTAAKQRREAIDHILLSGPPGLGKTTLAYIIAKAMGTNVKATSGPTIEKAADLAGLLTNLEEGDVLFIDEIHRLQKTIEEYLYPAMEDFKLDIIIDQGPNARSVRLNLPRFTLIGATTRSGLLTAPLLTRFAVRERLDYYVAEDLQKIVVRSARLLNVETDPNGATEIARRSRGTPRIANNLLRRVRDYAQVKSDGRITAAVADQALAMLEIDQNGLDEMDKRILETIIVKFGGGPVGLGSLAVAVGEEPDTIEEVYEPYLIMEGYLMRTAQGRVATELSYKKLRLQPAKGNQPSLL comes from the coding sequence ATGGCCGAGCGGATGATTTCAGACGTGCTGAGCAAACCGGATGCGGCGTTGGAAATGACGCTGCGGCCTTCCCTTTTCTCCGAGTTCACGGGTCAGCCCAAAGTGAAGGAGCGTCTGGAAATCGCCGTCACCGCCGCCAAACAACGGCGCGAAGCCATCGACCACATCCTGCTGAGCGGGCCGCCCGGTCTCGGCAAGACCACCCTTGCTTACATCATCGCGAAAGCGATGGGCACCAATGTGAAGGCCACCAGCGGCCCGACGATCGAGAAGGCCGCCGACCTGGCAGGGTTGCTGACGAATCTCGAAGAAGGCGACGTGTTGTTCATCGACGAAATTCATCGCCTGCAAAAGACGATCGAAGAATACCTCTATCCCGCCATGGAGGATTTCAAACTCGACATCATCATCGATCAAGGGCCCAACGCCCGGAGCGTCCGCCTGAATCTGCCGCGGTTCACGCTCATCGGCGCCACGACCCGGAGCGGCTTGCTGACCGCGCCGTTGTTGACGCGTTTCGCAGTGCGCGAACGGCTGGATTATTACGTGGCGGAGGATTTGCAGAAAATCGTCGTGCGCTCCGCGCGGCTCTTGAACGTGGAAACCGATCCGAATGGCGCGACGGAAATCGCGCGCCGAAGCCGCGGCACGCCGCGCATTGCGAACAATCTGCTCCGCCGCGTGCGCGATTACGCGCAGGTCAAAAGTGACGGTCGCATCACGGCCGCCGTCGCGGACCAGGCGCTGGCGATGCTTGAAATCGACCAGAACGGCCTCGACGAAATGGACAAACGCATCCTCGAAACCATCATCGTGAAATTTGGCGGCGGTCCCGTCGGGCTCGGTTCGCTCGCGGTGGCCGTCGGAGAAGAGCCGGACACCATCGAGGAAGTCTATGAGCCGTATCTGATCATGGAAGGCTACCTCATGCGCACGGCTCAAGGCCGCGTGGCGACGGAGTTGAGTTACAAGAAACTGCGCCTCCAGCCTGCCAAAGGCAATCAGCCGAGCTTGCTCTGA
- a CDS encoding FeoB-associated Cys-rich membrane protein, whose product MSADWQTWAALAVVVGTAVIMAYRVFLKKKTGCGSDCGCGSLKSKASVSGKSSDESNRTVPRQL is encoded by the coding sequence ATGAGCGCAGATTGGCAAACCTGGGCTGCCCTGGCGGTGGTGGTTGGGACCGCAGTCATCATGGCTTATCGCGTCTTCTTGAAGAAGAAAACCGGCTGCGGTTCCGATTGCGGATGCGGTTCGTTGAAATCCAAGGCGAGCGTTTCGGGGAAGAGTTCCGATGAATCCAACAGGACTGTCCCTCGGCAACTTTGA
- a CDS encoding M28 family peptidase yields the protein MRLASRAAWIRLSALSFVLGLLVFWGWFKMIRMPGHSFGGPWTPLSADEAALQDKLRRDVEFLAGKIGDRNLIAYTQLNAAADFIEKEFSQSGLTVNRLGFEVQGKTCLNLEAEMRGRTRAGEIVVVGAHYDTVLGCPGANDNGSGVAAVLALARSFSTNPPARTLRFMAFVNEEPPHFQTATMGSRVYAKHCRVRNDNVVAMLSLETIGYYTDAASSQKYPFPVGLFYPSSGNFIAFVGDTSSASLVRECVALFRGGAKFPSEGAALVSWLPGIGWSDHWAFWQEGYPALMVTDTAPFRYPHYHTENDTPDKLSYDRMARVVAGLQTVIAGLVNP from the coding sequence ATGCGCCTCGCCTCTCGTGCTGCCTGGATCCGGTTGAGCGCGCTGTCCTTCGTGCTGGGCCTCCTGGTATTCTGGGGCTGGTTCAAAATGATCCGAATGCCCGGACACAGCTTTGGCGGGCCGTGGACGCCACTTTCGGCCGACGAAGCGGCTTTGCAGGACAAGCTCCGACGCGATGTGGAATTTCTGGCCGGCAAGATTGGTGACCGCAATCTCATCGCTTACACCCAGCTCAACGCCGCCGCGGATTTTATTGAGAAGGAATTTTCTCAAAGCGGACTCACCGTGAATCGCCTTGGTTTCGAGGTCCAGGGCAAGACCTGTCTTAACCTCGAAGCGGAAATGCGCGGACGAACCCGCGCCGGCGAAATCGTGGTCGTCGGTGCGCACTACGACACGGTGCTGGGGTGCCCGGGCGCGAACGACAACGGCAGCGGCGTCGCCGCGGTGCTTGCCCTGGCCCGCTCCTTTTCAACGAACCCGCCGGCGCGGACCCTTCGTTTCATGGCGTTCGTGAATGAAGAGCCGCCTCACTTCCAAACCGCAACCATGGGCAGCCGTGTCTATGCGAAACACTGTCGGGTGCGAAACGACAACGTCGTCGCCATGCTCAGCCTGGAAACGATCGGCTATTACACGGACGCCGCCAGCAGCCAGAAGTATCCGTTTCCGGTGGGACTTTTTTATCCTTCGAGCGGCAATTTCATCGCGTTCGTCGGGGACACCTCGTCCGCCAGCCTCGTGCGCGAATGCGTCGCGCTGTTCCGCGGCGGCGCGAAGTTTCCTTCGGAGGGCGCGGCGCTCGTGTCCTGGCTGCCCGGCATTGGCTGGTCCGATCACTGGGCGTTCTGGCAGGAAGGTTATCCGGCGTTGATGGTCACGGATACCGCGCCGTTCCGCTACCCGCATTACCACACGGAGAACGACACACCGGACAAACTCAGTTACGACCGCATGGCGCGAGTCGTGGCGGGGCTTCAAACGGTGATCGCCGGACTGGTGAATCCTTAG